The Herbaspirillum sp. RTI4 genome has a segment encoding these proteins:
- a CDS encoding hemolysin family protein, translating to MENLLLIVIALLLVALNGFFVAAEFGLVKLRQTRIQAIAKTQGLRGRILLRVHHQLDAYLSACQLGITLASLGLGWIGEPAFASLLQPLLAMLGIASPELVHGISFAFAFLVISFLHIVIGELAPKSVAIRHPEAIGLWSALPLYCFYWGTYPLIWVLNSSANWVLRRAGLSATHGHEMNYSADELKLILRTGHQGGNFTDDEWRVFAQSLDFGDLSVAELMRPANELIALSDAADLKENLQKISRYRFSRYPYISQSTGVVLGMIHLKDLFIAQQEGKELAGLEKYLRPVQIIAPGLSALELFRRFRSGSPHFAIIGKADQPALGFITFDNMLGALVGEIRDEFLHTENEWMRQDDGTFLGKGSLSIFSLERMLGIDVTGDESVESVGGLVMEKLGDLPKEGQRVEFDSFDIVVKRMKGPRILLVKVYPKQAALELD from the coding sequence TTGGAAAACCTGCTACTGATCGTCATTGCCTTGTTGTTGGTAGCATTGAACGGTTTTTTCGTCGCCGCCGAATTTGGCCTGGTCAAACTGCGTCAGACACGCATCCAGGCCATTGCCAAAACCCAGGGCCTGCGCGGCCGTATTCTTTTGCGTGTGCATCACCAACTGGATGCTTATCTTTCCGCTTGTCAGCTCGGCATTACGCTGGCTTCGCTGGGTCTGGGCTGGATTGGCGAGCCGGCCTTTGCCAGCCTGCTGCAACCCTTACTGGCGATGCTGGGCATTGCCTCGCCGGAGCTGGTACACGGCATTTCCTTTGCCTTTGCCTTTTTGGTGATTTCTTTTCTGCATATCGTGATTGGCGAACTGGCACCAAAATCGGTGGCAATTCGTCATCCCGAAGCCATCGGCCTGTGGAGCGCCTTGCCCCTGTATTGCTTTTACTGGGGCACCTATCCGCTGATTTGGGTATTGAATTCCAGCGCCAACTGGGTATTGCGCAGAGCAGGGCTGAGCGCCACGCACGGACACGAAATGAATTATTCCGCCGATGAGCTGAAATTGATTTTGCGCACCGGACATCAAGGCGGTAACTTCACCGACGATGAGTGGAGAGTCTTTGCGCAAAGTCTGGACTTCGGTGATTTGAGCGTGGCCGAACTGATGCGACCGGCCAATGAATTGATCGCCCTGAGCGATGCCGCCGACCTGAAGGAAAATCTGCAAAAAATTTCCCGTTACCGTTTCAGTCGTTATCCGTATATTTCCCAGTCCACCGGAGTGGTGTTGGGCATGATTCATCTGAAAGATTTATTCATCGCGCAACAGGAGGGCAAAGAACTTGCCGGGCTGGAGAAATACCTGCGCCCGGTACAAATCATTGCCCCCGGTTTATCCGCACTTGAGTTGTTTCGCCGCTTCCGCAGCGGCTCGCCGCATTTTGCGATCATCGGCAAAGCAGACCAGCCGGCACTGGGATTCATCACGTTCGACAATATGCTCGGCGCGCTGGTAGGCGAAATCCGCGACGAATTTCTGCACACCGAAAATGAATGGATGCGGCAGGACGACGGCACTTTTCTGGGCAAAGGCAGCTTGTCGATTTTCTCGCTGGAACGCATGTTGGGAATCGACGTGACCGGCGATGAAAGCGTTGAATCGGTCGGTGGTCTGGTGATGGAAAAACTGGGCGATTTGCCGAAAGAAGGACAGCGCGTGGAGTTCGATAGTTTTGATATCGTGGTCAAGCGCATGAAGGGGCCGCGCATTCTGTTGGTCAAGGTTTACCCGAAACAGGCGGCGCTGGAGCTGGATTGA
- a CDS encoding HAD family hydrolase, which produces MSVGRHRALLLDRDGVINHDAGYTSSADNFHFIDGIFELCRAASRSGYLLIVITNQAGIGRGYYSEEDFAALTRWMGEVFVKEGAPISGVFHCPFHPEHGVGIYRKDSFDRKPHPGMLLRAAEQFDLDLVNSIMIGDKDSDMQAAVNAGVSTRCHFLPDRDQEPMSASATHRIASLPQALAFFRTGIAVKQNGVSC; this is translated from the coding sequence GTGAGCGTGGGTCGTCACCGGGCGCTATTGCTTGATCGGGACGGCGTCATCAATCACGATGCCGGCTACACCTCGAGCGCAGACAATTTCCATTTTATCGACGGCATCTTTGAACTGTGCCGCGCCGCCAGCCGATCCGGCTATCTGCTGATCGTCATTACCAATCAGGCAGGAATAGGACGCGGCTATTATTCCGAGGAAGATTTCGCTGCGCTGACGCGCTGGATGGGTGAGGTGTTCGTCAAAGAAGGTGCGCCGATCAGCGGTGTTTTCCATTGTCCCTTCCATCCCGAACACGGCGTCGGCATCTACCGTAAAGACTCGTTCGACCGCAAACCGCATCCCGGCATGTTGCTCCGCGCAGCAGAGCAATTTGATCTCGATCTGGTTAATTCCATCATGATTGGCGACAAAGACTCGGACATGCAAGCCGCCGTCAATGCGGGCGTGAGCACCCGGTGCCACTTCCTGCCCGACCGGGATCAGGAGCCGATGTCGGCCTCGGCAACGCATAGGATTGCCTCCTTGCCGCAAGCGCTTGCCTTCTTCAGAACCGGCATTGCCGTTAAGCAAAATGGCGTCTCATGTTAA
- a CDS encoding dehydrogenase, whose protein sequence is MTMIVRARAPLRLGLAGGGTDVSPFCDLHGGYVLNASIDRYAYAVITTLEEPVLRFVATDQQTTEVKTLSDTLALDGKLDLHKAVYHHMITHYNGGKRIALELSTYCDAPVGSGLGSSSTLVVAMIRAFAELLNLPMDDYSMASLAYQIERIDCGLQGGRQDQYSATFGGFNFMEFYADERAVINSLRIKNWIICELEASLVLFYTGVSRESAKIIADQSNNIQAGKAESLEAMHGMKHEALVMKECLLRGDFSGIVESMRQGWENKKRSAKTVSNPQIDQIYDAAIAAGALAGKASGAGGGGFMMFFVPPEKRMDVIRALGNFHGQVSNCHFTKHGTEAWRL, encoded by the coding sequence ATGACCATGATCGTTCGCGCCCGCGCCCCGTTGCGCCTGGGCCTCGCCGGTGGCGGCACCGATGTTTCCCCTTTCTGCGATTTGCATGGCGGCTATGTCTTGAATGCCTCCATCGACCGCTATGCCTACGCCGTCATCACCACGCTGGAAGAGCCGGTTCTGCGCTTCGTCGCCACCGATCAGCAAACCACCGAGGTCAAGACCCTTTCCGATACATTGGCTCTCGACGGCAAACTTGATCTGCACAAGGCCGTCTATCACCACATGATCACGCATTACAACGGCGGCAAGCGAATCGCGCTGGAGTTGAGCACTTATTGCGACGCGCCTGTCGGCTCCGGTCTGGGTTCTTCATCGACGCTGGTCGTGGCCATGATCCGCGCCTTTGCCGAACTGCTCAATTTGCCGATGGACGATTACTCCATGGCCTCCCTGGCCTATCAGATCGAACGCATCGACTGCGGCTTGCAAGGCGGACGTCAGGATCAGTATTCCGCGACCTTCGGCGGTTTCAATTTCATGGAGTTTTACGCAGACGAACGCGCAGTCATCAACTCCTTGCGCATCAAGAACTGGATCATTTGCGAACTGGAAGCCTCGCTGGTGCTGTTTTACACCGGCGTATCGCGCGAATCGGCAAAAATTATTGCCGATCAGAGCAACAATATCCAGGCCGGGAAAGCCGAGTCGCTGGAGGCAATGCACGGCATGAAGCATGAAGCGCTGGTCATGAAAGAATGCCTGTTACGCGGCGATTTCAGCGGCATCGTCGAATCGATGCGACAAGGCTGGGAGAACAAAAAGCGCTCGGCAAAAACGGTTTCCAATCCGCAGATCGATCAGATTTACGACGCCGCCATTGCCGCAGGGGCATTAGCCGGCAAGGCCTCTGGCGCTGGTGGAGGGGGATTCATGATGTTTTTTGTGCCGCCGGAAAAACGCATGGACGTGATTCGCGCATTGGGCAATTTTCACGGGCAGGTCAGCAATTGCCATTTCACCAAACATGGCACGGAAGCCTGGAGACTTTGA
- a CDS encoding D-sedoheptulose 7-phosphate isomerase: MQTNWMSLYVTEKVSETRQVMDAILSAPALLAATEAAARACITCLQNGGKILLAGNGGSAADAQHIAGELVSRFAFDRPGLPAIALTVDSSVLTAIGNDYGYEKLFTRQIQAHGNKGDVFIAYSTSGKSPNIVGALEEAHQRGLITIGLTGNRDSAMPELCDHILQVPSADTPKIQEGHLVLGHILCGLIERELFKAPV; this comes from the coding sequence ATGCAAACGAATTGGATGTCCTTGTATGTCACTGAAAAAGTGAGCGAAACGCGACAGGTGATGGATGCCATATTGTCCGCCCCTGCCTTGCTGGCCGCCACCGAAGCGGCTGCGCGCGCCTGCATTACCTGTCTGCAAAACGGCGGGAAAATTTTGCTGGCCGGAAACGGCGGCAGCGCAGCCGATGCGCAGCACATTGCAGGCGAACTGGTGAGCCGTTTTGCGTTTGATAGGCCCGGCTTGCCAGCGATTGCCCTGACCGTCGATTCCTCCGTCCTCACCGCCATCGGCAACGATTACGGATATGAAAAACTGTTTACCCGCCAGATTCAGGCGCACGGCAACAAGGGTGACGTCTTTATTGCTTACTCGACTTCCGGCAAATCGCCCAACATTGTGGGCGCATTGGAAGAGGCGCACCAGCGCGGTCTGATCACTATTGGCCTGACCGGAAACCGCGACAGTGCCATGCCGGAATTGTGCGACCACATCCTGCAAGTGCCTTCGGCCGACACCCCTAAAATCCAGGAAGGACATCTGGTGCTGGGACATATCCTGTGCGGTCTGATTGAGCGCGAACTATTCAAGGCACCCGTCTGA
- a CDS encoding nucleotidyltransferase family protein produces the protein MEAIVLAGGFGTRLRALVPDLPKPMAPVAGRPFLDILLASLARRGFTRVILSLGFLSEKISGHFGASYQGMELVYEVEAQPLGTGGAIRAALARCTHDHAFVFNGDTYLDIEADALEHLWQAEHHPVMVVREVPDTARFGRVTLQDGRVVGFADKDSAGPGLINAGCYVLPKNALDDFPPGQAFSMESDYFALRLKDVHLNGFITRGLFIDIGVPHDYALAQTLLAAL, from the coding sequence ATGGAAGCAATCGTTCTGGCTGGAGGATTCGGCACACGACTACGCGCGCTGGTTCCTGACCTGCCAAAGCCGATGGCCCCGGTGGCCGGCCGTCCTTTCCTCGACATACTGCTCGCCTCACTGGCCCGGCGCGGTTTCACGCGCGTGATTCTTTCGCTGGGATTTCTGTCGGAAAAAATCAGCGGCCATTTCGGTGCCAGTTATCAAGGCATGGAACTGGTCTACGAAGTCGAAGCGCAACCATTGGGCACTGGCGGTGCGATTCGCGCTGCTCTGGCCCGTTGCACGCACGACCACGCCTTCGTCTTCAATGGCGACACCTATCTGGATATTGAAGCCGATGCTCTGGAGCATCTGTGGCAAGCGGAACATCATCCCGTGATGGTGGTGCGTGAAGTGCCGGATACCGCCCGTTTCGGTCGGGTGACGCTGCAAGACGGAAGAGTCGTTGGCTTCGCTGACAAAGACAGTGCCGGCCCGGGCCTGATCAATGCCGGTTGCTATGTGCTGCCCAAAAATGCCTTGGATGATTTCCCTCCGGGGCAGGCTTTTTCCATGGAAAGCGATTACTTCGCGCTGCGCTTGAAAGACGTTCACTTGAATGGATTCATCACACGCGGCCTGTTTATCGACATCGGCGTGCCGCACGACTATGCGCTCGCACAGACCCTGCTGGCTGCACTGTGA